A part of Myxococcus landrumus genomic DNA contains:
- a CDS encoding SHOCT domain-containing protein: protein MDAVELTILYGSWGLFIAGGVAFMLWLAASARKTQQVREHGISAEATLLSLEPTAMLINKVRVYNSVLQVRIPGRPPYEVRLNSRTHDWNVRVLEPGLELKVKVAPDDPNRVVVMGPLIPQNMSNLTRLLQQPEGHLPTADPVKALKDLQRMASEGLITDEEFEKKKAEILARL from the coding sequence ATGGACGCAGTCGAACTCACCATCCTCTACGGAAGCTGGGGCCTGTTCATCGCGGGGGGCGTGGCGTTCATGCTCTGGCTGGCCGCCTCCGCCCGGAAGACCCAGCAGGTCCGCGAGCATGGAATCTCCGCGGAGGCCACGCTCCTGAGCCTGGAGCCCACCGCGATGCTCATCAACAAGGTGCGCGTCTACAACAGCGTGCTCCAGGTGCGAATCCCGGGGCGCCCGCCCTACGAGGTCCGGCTCAACAGCAGGACCCACGACTGGAACGTGCGGGTGCTGGAGCCGGGCCTGGAGCTCAAGGTCAAGGTGGCCCCGGACGACCCGAACCGCGTCGTCGTCATGGGGCCCCTGATTCCACAGAACATGAGCAACCTCACCCGGCTCCTGCAACAGCCGGAAGGTCACCTGCCCACCGCGGACCCGGTGAAGGCCCTGAAGGACCTTCAGCGGATGGCCAGCGAGGGCCTCATCACGGACGAGGAGTTCGAGAAGAAGAAGGCGGAGATTCTCGCGCGCCTCTGA
- a CDS encoding SDR family oxidoreductase, translating into MKLSRRDVIQGAAVTVGSLWAMGCATTGAAGEPGAQGQEAAGAKASKPLSILILGGTKFLGPALVECAQSRGHTVTLFNRGKTNPGLFPNVEKLQGDRDPNKAEGLKALEGRKWDAVVDTSGYVPRIVKASAELLGPNVGHYAFISTISVYKDLTTPGITESYPLAQVEDATTEDVPKYYGALKALCEQAAEAAMPGRVLNVRPGLIIGPDDPTDRFTYWPVRLSRGGEVLAPGDGQDPVQFIDARDLAAWTILGVERRLTGAYNATGPTRPLLMRDFLEASQKTLGTDARLVWADTTFLAKHKVEHWGDMPAWAPRVGEDGGLGCISVAKALAQGLTFRPITDTVRDTLAWFKAEPPERQAKLKAGLSPEREKEVLAAWHQEHDKGSAQAG; encoded by the coding sequence ATGAAACTGTCTCGCAGGGATGTGATTCAGGGAGCGGCCGTGACGGTGGGGTCGCTGTGGGCCATGGGTTGCGCCACCACGGGCGCGGCGGGGGAGCCGGGCGCGCAAGGGCAGGAGGCCGCCGGCGCGAAGGCGAGCAAGCCCCTGAGCATCCTCATCCTGGGCGGCACGAAGTTCCTGGGGCCGGCGCTGGTGGAGTGCGCGCAGTCGCGAGGCCACACCGTCACGCTGTTCAACCGCGGCAAGACGAACCCGGGCCTGTTCCCCAACGTGGAGAAGCTCCAGGGTGACCGGGACCCGAACAAGGCGGAAGGTCTCAAGGCGCTCGAGGGGCGCAAGTGGGACGCGGTGGTGGACACGTCGGGCTATGTGCCGCGCATCGTGAAGGCGTCGGCGGAGCTGCTCGGGCCCAACGTGGGGCACTACGCCTTCATCTCCACCATCTCCGTGTACAAGGACCTGACGACGCCCGGCATCACCGAGTCCTATCCCCTGGCCCAGGTGGAGGATGCGACGACGGAGGACGTGCCCAAGTACTACGGCGCGCTGAAGGCGCTGTGTGAGCAGGCCGCGGAGGCGGCGATGCCGGGCCGGGTCCTCAACGTGCGCCCGGGGCTCATCATCGGACCGGATGACCCGACGGACCGCTTCACGTACTGGCCGGTGCGGCTGTCGCGCGGCGGCGAGGTGCTCGCGCCGGGCGATGGACAGGACCCGGTGCAGTTCATCGACGCGCGCGATTTGGCCGCGTGGACCATCCTCGGCGTGGAGCGCCGCCTGACGGGGGCCTACAACGCGACGGGGCCGACGCGCCCGCTCCTGATGCGCGACTTCCTGGAGGCGAGCCAGAAGACGCTGGGCACCGACGCGCGCCTGGTCTGGGCGGACACGACGTTCCTGGCGAAGCACAAGGTGGAGCACTGGGGCGACATGCCGGCGTGGGCGCCGCGCGTGGGCGAGGACGGGGGCCTGGGCTGCATCAGCGTGGCGAAGGCGCTGGCCCAGGGGCTCACGTTCCGCCCCATCACCGACACCGTGCGCGACACGCTGGCCTGGTTCAAGGCGGAGCCGCCCGAGCGGCAGGCCAAGCTGAAGGCGGGGCTCTCTCCGGAGCGGGAGAAGGAAGTGCTCGCCGCGTGGCACCAGGAGCACGACAAGGGCAGCGCGCAGGCGGGCTGA
- a CDS encoding NTP/NDP exchange transporter, translating into MLKRFVDVRDEEVGAVLGSFVYFFTLMCGYAILRPIRNEMGTAGSVKGLPWLFTATFIVMLLAVPAFSALVARWPRRVVLPRIYRFFIVSLVAFFVVLKLGVAKESVARVFYIWLSVYNLFVVSIFWSFMADVFASEQGKRLFGFIAAGGTTGMLVGPFLVGRLAEPVGPVNLILVSAVLLEVSAQCVRWLSRWARDVQHQPPSAEGPVGGGVLAGLKLMLSSPLLLGLGLQVLLYAATSTFLYYQEVQLVAAVSKDAASRTAMFGDIDFYVQLLTLALQTLVTGRVISRLGLGAALAVAPVLTGLGFLGLAAVPVLGVLVVFKALRGASHYALERPSREILFTTVDREARYKSKSFIDTVVYRGSDTVSAWLQGGLTSLGLSMTGLSLAAVPLAGLWLAVSLYLSREQRRLSKAAEGELPPVVLDNVASR; encoded by the coding sequence ATGCTCAAGCGATTCGTGGATGTTCGTGACGAGGAAGTCGGCGCCGTCCTTGGGTCCTTCGTCTATTTCTTCACGCTGATGTGCGGCTACGCCATCCTCCGTCCCATCCGCAACGAGATGGGCACGGCGGGCAGCGTGAAGGGCCTGCCGTGGCTCTTCACGGCGACCTTCATCGTGATGCTCCTGGCGGTGCCCGCGTTCTCCGCGCTGGTGGCGCGCTGGCCCCGGCGCGTGGTGCTGCCGCGCATCTACCGCTTCTTCATCGTCAGCCTCGTGGCCTTCTTCGTGGTGTTGAAGCTGGGCGTGGCGAAGGAGAGCGTGGCGCGGGTCTTCTACATCTGGCTGAGCGTCTACAACCTGTTCGTCGTCTCCATCTTCTGGAGCTTCATGGCGGACGTGTTCGCCAGCGAGCAGGGCAAGCGGTTGTTTGGCTTCATCGCCGCGGGCGGCACCACGGGGATGCTGGTGGGGCCCTTCCTGGTGGGCCGGCTGGCGGAGCCGGTGGGCCCGGTGAACCTCATCCTGGTGTCCGCGGTGCTGCTGGAGGTGAGCGCGCAATGCGTGCGCTGGCTGAGCCGCTGGGCCCGTGACGTCCAGCACCAGCCTCCGTCGGCGGAAGGGCCCGTGGGTGGCGGGGTGCTGGCGGGGTTGAAGCTGATGCTGTCCTCGCCCCTGCTGCTCGGGCTGGGGCTCCAGGTGCTGCTCTATGCGGCCACGTCCACGTTCCTGTACTACCAGGAGGTGCAGTTGGTGGCGGCGGTGAGCAAGGACGCGGCGTCGCGCACCGCGATGTTCGGCGACATCGACTTCTACGTGCAGCTCTTGACGCTGGCGCTCCAGACGCTCGTCACGGGGCGGGTCATCTCTCGTCTGGGATTGGGCGCGGCGCTGGCGGTGGCGCCGGTGCTGACGGGCCTGGGCTTCCTGGGGCTCGCGGCGGTGCCCGTGCTGGGCGTGCTGGTGGTGTTCAAGGCGCTGCGAGGCGCCAGCCACTACGCGCTGGAGCGGCCCTCGCGCGAAATCCTCTTCACCACGGTGGACCGCGAGGCGCGCTACAAGTCCAAGAGCTTCATCGACACGGTGGTGTACCGGGGCAGCGACACGGTGAGCGCGTGGCTGCAGGGTGGACTCACCTCGCTGGGGCTGAGCATGACGGGGCTGTCGCTGGCGGCGGTGCCCCTGGCGGGGCTGTGGCTGGCGGTCTCCCTCTATCTGTCGCGCGAGCAGCGGCGGTTGTCCAAGGCGGCCGAGGGGGAGTTGCCGCCCGTGGTGCTGGACAACGTCGCGTCGCGCTGA
- a CDS encoding pyridoxal phosphate-dependent aminotransferase has protein sequence MALDLTTLPRPSRDDATVGTMARGLVGSEILRIAAEVRELAAKGRKVCNLTVGDFNPREFPIPDGLRSHIATALQSGETNYPPSDGVLDLRQAVQRFYERSLGLKYPLEGIVIAGGARPIIYGTYRAVLDEGETVVYPVPSWNNNHYIHMMNAKGVVVTTDAAHGFMPTLEQLAPHLGSARLLCLCSPLNPTGTMIAPDTLGAICERVVAENRAREKQGRKPLILMYDQIYWVLSFGAVKHVTPVELVPEVAPYTVFVDGISKAFAATGVRVGWGVGPPTIIARMRDVLGHVGAWAPKAEQVAVARYLEDVPATESFLGEMRQRVDVRLEALHKGLTRMREAGLPVRHIAPQGAIYLSVQFDLVGKGGLKTNDDIRKLLLEKASFAVVPFQAFGLMEDTGWFRLSVGATSVSEIEEALPRVEAALREALAAK, from the coding sequence ATGGCTCTCGACCTCACCACCCTCCCACGTCCCTCGCGGGACGACGCGACCGTCGGCACCATGGCGCGTGGACTCGTTGGCAGCGAGATTCTCCGCATCGCGGCGGAAGTCCGGGAGCTGGCGGCCAAAGGCCGCAAGGTCTGCAACCTCACCGTGGGCGACTTCAACCCGCGCGAGTTCCCCATCCCCGACGGCCTGCGCTCGCACATCGCCACGGCGCTCCAGTCGGGCGAGACGAACTATCCCCCCTCGGACGGCGTGCTGGACCTACGCCAGGCGGTGCAGCGGTTCTACGAGCGCTCCCTGGGGCTGAAGTACCCGCTGGAGGGAATCGTCATCGCGGGCGGCGCCCGGCCCATCATCTACGGCACGTACCGCGCCGTGCTGGATGAGGGCGAGACGGTGGTCTACCCGGTGCCCTCGTGGAACAACAACCACTACATCCACATGATGAACGCCAAGGGCGTGGTGGTGACGACGGACGCCGCGCACGGCTTCATGCCCACGCTGGAGCAGTTGGCGCCGCACCTGGGCTCCGCGCGCCTGTTGTGCCTGTGCAGCCCGCTCAACCCCACGGGCACCATGATTGCGCCCGACACGCTGGGCGCCATCTGCGAGCGCGTCGTCGCGGAGAACCGCGCGCGGGAGAAGCAGGGCCGCAAGCCGCTCATCCTGATGTACGACCAGATTTACTGGGTGCTGAGCTTCGGCGCGGTGAAGCACGTGACGCCCGTGGAGCTGGTGCCGGAAGTCGCCCCCTACACCGTCTTCGTGGATGGCATCTCCAAGGCCTTCGCCGCGACGGGCGTGCGCGTGGGCTGGGGCGTGGGCCCGCCGACCATCATCGCCCGGATGCGGGACGTGCTGGGCCACGTGGGCGCGTGGGCGCCCAAGGCCGAGCAGGTCGCGGTGGCGCGCTACCTGGAGGACGTGCCCGCCACGGAGTCCTTCCTGGGTGAGATGCGCCAGCGCGTGGACGTGCGGCTGGAGGCGCTGCACAAGGGCCTGACGCGCATGCGCGAGGCGGGGCTGCCGGTGCGCCACATCGCGCCGCAGGGCGCCATCTACCTGTCGGTCCAGTTCGACCTGGTGGGAAAGGGCGGCCTGAAGACGAATGACGACATCCGCAAGCTGCTGCTGGAGAAGGCCAGCTTCGCGGTGGTGCCCTTCCAGGCGTTCGGGCTGATGGAGGACACCGGCTGGTTCCGGCTGTCCGTGGGCGCGACGTCGGTGTCCGAAATCGAAGAGGCGCTGCCCCGCGTGGAAGCGGCGCTGCGCGAGGCGCTGGCCGCGAAGTAG
- a CDS encoding DUF1028 domain-containing protein has protein sequence MKPFHRGLLVAASLLFATTPALAKERPQTNPRIFGTRAVVACDPVEKSCGMAVISFPSGVSTLVPYGRSDLAVASMSLPSVDVAQAIIARIDSGSTPQEAIDWAQTIDPYATLRQLAAVKLHPDGTVTMGQVTGADSSGHHCAIRDTTFVVQANNMSTPDMCQAMADGFRQAQGSLPQRLYASLKAGARVGGDRNGERSGVIRVWNTTVDTAFYTHVLADAVVHGSSDALRELGIQLNRYQGNLGVPFPADQVTLDADTARFVKRVLRKLGYYHGRMDGSWSDAAEQALYDFNWNNLFFLKPTEVVNGTRKIDGVLVNFLRDADLRALIRATDSAE, from the coding sequence ATGAAGCCCTTCCACCGTGGTCTCCTCGTCGCCGCGTCCCTGCTCTTCGCCACCACCCCGGCCCTCGCGAAGGAGCGCCCCCAGACGAATCCGCGCATCTTCGGCACGCGCGCCGTGGTGGCCTGCGACCCCGTGGAGAAGTCCTGCGGAATGGCTGTCATCTCCTTCCCCAGCGGCGTCAGCACGCTGGTGCCCTACGGGCGCTCGGACCTCGCGGTGGCCAGCATGTCGCTGCCCTCGGTGGACGTCGCGCAGGCCATCATCGCCCGCATCGACTCGGGCTCGACCCCGCAGGAGGCCATCGACTGGGCGCAGACCATCGACCCGTACGCCACCCTCCGCCAGCTCGCCGCGGTGAAGCTCCACCCGGACGGCACCGTGACGATGGGACAAGTCACGGGCGCGGACTCCAGCGGCCACCACTGCGCCATCCGGGACACCACCTTCGTCGTGCAGGCCAACAACATGTCGACGCCCGACATGTGCCAGGCCATGGCGGATGGCTTCCGTCAGGCGCAAGGCAGCCTGCCGCAGCGGCTGTATGCCTCGCTCAAGGCCGGGGCGCGCGTGGGTGGAGACCGCAACGGTGAGCGCTCGGGCGTCATCCGCGTCTGGAACACCACCGTCGACACGGCCTTCTATACCCACGTGCTCGCGGACGCCGTCGTCCATGGCAGCTCCGATGCGCTGCGGGAGCTGGGCATCCAGCTCAACCGCTACCAGGGCAACCTGGGGGTGCCGTTCCCCGCGGACCAGGTGACGCTCGACGCGGACACCGCGCGCTTCGTCAAGCGCGTGCTGCGCAAGCTCGGGTACTACCACGGCCGCATGGATGGCTCCTGGTCCGACGCCGCGGAGCAGGCCCTGTACGACTTCAACTGGAACAATCTTTTCTTCCTGAAGCCCACCGAGGTGGTGAACGGCACGCGGAAGATTGACGGCGTGCTGGTCAACTTCCTGCGGGACGCGGACCTGCGCGCGCTCATTCGCGCCACGGACTCCGCGGAGTAG
- a CDS encoding AMIN-like domain-containing (lipo)protein — translation MKRAGRWLSSLWLAGCLGVAGCSKKEEAPPPPAAELPPAEEAPPSVPAPEGTIPREGEAAAKPPVHVVADGSTMLPSSEAKEEPAPSNTPAPTGGGAPEDAKNREWTTSTVELKRSGAPQATLRSVRAGAHPDFDRVVFEFEGTQLPGYRVEYPKEPVVQCGSGDVVSLAGKAQLQVSLMPARAHTNEGQPTVATREQKVALPVLVELERICDFEGEVSWALGTKSTAPFRIMELKEPARLVVDVRH, via the coding sequence ATGAAGCGTGCCGGACGCTGGCTGTCTTCGCTGTGGCTTGCCGGGTGCCTGGGAGTCGCGGGGTGCTCCAAGAAGGAAGAAGCGCCCCCTCCTCCCGCGGCCGAGCTGCCCCCCGCCGAGGAAGCGCCGCCCTCCGTTCCCGCCCCCGAGGGGACCATTCCTCGCGAGGGAGAGGCCGCCGCGAAGCCCCCTGTCCATGTCGTGGCCGATGGGAGCACGATGCTTCCGTCGAGCGAGGCGAAGGAGGAGCCCGCGCCTTCGAATACTCCGGCGCCTACGGGAGGAGGTGCTCCCGAGGACGCGAAGAATCGCGAGTGGACCACGAGCACGGTGGAGCTGAAGCGGAGCGGTGCGCCCCAGGCCACGCTGCGCTCCGTGCGCGCGGGGGCCCATCCGGACTTCGACCGCGTGGTGTTCGAGTTCGAGGGGACGCAGCTTCCGGGCTACCGCGTGGAGTATCCGAAGGAGCCGGTGGTGCAGTGTGGCTCGGGTGACGTGGTGTCGCTCGCGGGCAAGGCCCAGCTCCAGGTGAGCCTCATGCCCGCGCGAGCGCACACCAATGAGGGACAGCCCACGGTCGCCACGCGTGAGCAGAAGGTCGCGCTGCCCGTGCTCGTGGAGCTGGAGCGCATCTGTGATTTCGAGGGCGAGGTATCGTGGGCCCTGGGCACCAAGAGCACCGCGCCCTTCCGCATCATGGAGTTGAAGGAGCCCGCGCGGCTCGTGGTGGACGTGCGGCACTGA
- a CDS encoding 4-alpha-glucanotransferase codes for MSRDSLPLPEDHHRLVTQALAALDVRNLVLSIQDASFPSVPDEDLGRGSPYSRGAADFLETAHTLGFTGIQLGPQGQTTEANASPYDGTLFSRNVLNVALSPLEDTACGSLLPQGHVAALAEGRSRSASPGARYRWAFQAQFTALDEAWISFRRQRAEPNPSAAVKDLADRLRVFRQRNQDWLLRDALFDVLCEEKGVPDWRPWADSLDGRLWNPRPGEESAAVARIQSLESRDADSLERYAFFQFLVHEQHEVLRERTARWRLKLYGDLQIGFSPRDAWAWQGLFLRTYSMGAPPSRTNPEGQPWNYPVLDPEQYFTEGLAPGAVLRFMDARMDKMLAEYDGLRLDHPHGLVCPWVYRSGQVDALSAVQHGARLFSSPDLSDHPELARFAIVGPEQLDRAVPRYADGEVTSLTTEQVQRYSILFDTVVAAARRNGRDLGDLLGEVLSTLPYPLGRVLARYGLGRFRVTQKADLRNPSDVYRSENVAPEDWVMVGNHDTKSLWRLVGEWQWRGTLKAQADYLATRLCPEAGRRREDFARELSQDPGKLAQAKLADLFASRARNVMVFFTDLLGMTGTYNEPGTVDERNWSLRASEDWMGEYRERLRTDAAMNLPAVLALALRAGGAASVTKHRELLAGLDRLADQLRQGTT; via the coding sequence ATGTCCCGAGATTCGCTGCCCCTGCCCGAAGACCACCATCGACTCGTCACCCAAGCCCTGGCCGCGCTCGATGTCCGCAACCTGGTGCTGAGCATCCAGGACGCCAGCTTTCCCAGCGTGCCTGACGAGGACCTGGGGAGAGGCTCGCCCTACTCACGCGGCGCGGCCGACTTCCTGGAGACCGCGCACACGCTCGGGTTCACCGGCATCCAGTTGGGGCCTCAGGGGCAGACGACGGAGGCGAATGCCTCGCCGTATGACGGGACGCTCTTCTCGCGCAATGTCCTCAATGTGGCCCTGTCTCCTCTGGAGGACACAGCTTGTGGCTCACTGTTGCCTCAGGGGCATGTCGCGGCGCTCGCGGAAGGCCGCTCGCGTTCGGCCAGTCCCGGGGCGCGCTACCGGTGGGCGTTCCAGGCGCAGTTCACTGCGCTCGATGAGGCGTGGATATCCTTTCGCCGTCAGCGCGCGGAGCCGAATCCCTCCGCCGCAGTGAAGGACCTCGCGGACCGCTTGCGTGTGTTTCGTCAGCGGAACCAGGACTGGCTGCTGCGCGACGCGCTCTTCGATGTGTTGTGCGAGGAGAAGGGCGTACCGGACTGGCGACCCTGGGCGGACTCCCTCGATGGACGTTTGTGGAATCCACGTCCAGGAGAAGAGAGCGCGGCGGTCGCGCGAATCCAGTCACTGGAATCACGCGACGCGGACTCACTGGAGCGCTACGCGTTCTTCCAGTTCCTCGTCCACGAGCAGCATGAGGTCCTGCGCGAGCGGACGGCTCGCTGGCGACTGAAGCTCTACGGGGACTTGCAGATTGGGTTCTCACCGCGCGACGCGTGGGCATGGCAGGGCTTGTTCCTGCGCACGTATTCGATGGGGGCTCCGCCCAGCCGTACGAATCCCGAAGGGCAGCCGTGGAACTACCCGGTGCTGGACCCGGAGCAGTACTTCACGGAGGGGCTCGCGCCTGGCGCGGTGTTGCGCTTCATGGACGCGCGCATGGACAAGATGCTCGCGGAGTACGACGGGCTGCGATTGGACCATCCCCACGGGCTCGTGTGTCCGTGGGTGTATCGCTCGGGGCAGGTGGATGCGTTGAGCGCGGTGCAACACGGCGCGCGCCTCTTCTCCTCGCCGGACCTGTCCGACCACCCGGAGCTGGCGCGCTTCGCGATAGTGGGTCCCGAGCAACTGGACCGCGCGGTGCCCCGGTACGCGGATGGAGAGGTGACGTCGCTGACGACGGAGCAGGTCCAGCGCTACAGCATCCTCTTCGACACGGTGGTGGCGGCGGCGCGGCGCAACGGGCGGGACTTGGGAGACCTGCTGGGCGAGGTGCTGAGCACGCTGCCCTATCCACTGGGCCGCGTCCTGGCGCGCTACGGCTTGGGCCGCTTCCGCGTCACGCAGAAGGCGGACCTGCGCAATCCCTCGGACGTGTATCGCAGCGAGAACGTGGCGCCCGAGGACTGGGTGATGGTGGGCAACCACGACACGAAGTCGCTGTGGCGCCTCGTGGGGGAGTGGCAGTGGCGAGGCACGTTGAAGGCGCAGGCGGACTACCTGGCGACACGGCTGTGTCCGGAGGCCGGGCGGCGGCGAGAGGACTTCGCGCGCGAGCTGTCACAGGACCCGGGGAAGCTGGCGCAGGCGAAGCTCGCGGACTTGTTCGCCAGCCGCGCGCGCAACGTCATGGTGTTCTTCACGGACCTGTTGGGGATGACCGGCACGTACAACGAGCCGGGCACCGTGGATGAACGCAACTGGTCGCTGCGTGCGTCAGAGGACTGGATGGGTGAGTACCGCGAGCGACTGCGCACGGACGCGGCGATGAACCTGCCCGCGGTGCTGGCCCTGGCGCTGCGAGCCGGTGGAGCGGCCTCGGTGACGAAGCACCGGGAGCTGCTCGCGGGACTGGACCGGCTCGCGGACCAGCTGCGCCAGGGCACCACGTAG